In Micromonospora inyonensis, the genomic window GACCAGACCCCGCCTCCCCCACCACTCGGCTGCCCGATCCCTGCCGGTGACCAGCCCTCGGCCTCCTCCGCTGGTCAGCCTCCGGCGACCACTCAACCCCCGGCGGCCACTCAGCCTCCGGTGACCACTCAGCCCCCGGTGACCACTCAGCCTCCGGTGACCACTCAGCCTCCGGCGGCCACTCAGCCGACGGCGTCGTATCCGGTCGGCGCGCCTGGCGGGCCGGCGTCGAACTCGGGCAGGTCGGCCGCGTCCAGCTCACCGGCAGCAGACCTGGGCAGCGCGAACCGGTCACCGGCGGTGGGCGGGGCGGCGTACGACTCGCCGAGCATCCAGCGCACCTCGTCGACCGTCCAGCCGAGCCCGGCGCGACCGGCGATCTCCCCGATCAGCCGGCGACCGACCCGGGTGTCGTCGTCGTAGAACCGCAGGCACCAGTGGTGCGTCCACATGCCCAACGCCCGCAGCCCGGCATCGTCGAGCGACCGGACGAGTCGGCCACAGGCGGTGTCGGCGAACCTGCGACCCGGATCGCCGGCGCGGTCCCGTTCGATCGCGCCGACCGCCGCCGGGGCGACCGCCCGCATCCGGTCGTAGAACCCCTGCACCACCGCCCGATCGAGCCCGGGTCGCGCCGACCATGCCTCCACCCGTCCCGGCCCGGCCACGCTCCCCATCGACGCACCCCTTCTTGAGTTGGCCCCGGACGGTACCCGCTCCCTCCGACACTTTCCGCGCCGGCCGGCCCGAAAGGGTTGCAGGGGCACCCTGCACGACAGAAAGCGGTAACAAGGTGCCCCGGCAAACAAAGTGAGGTGGGCCAGGTCCGTTTTCCGCGAGCCGGCGGGCCGGTCGGCGGGGCAGGATCGGTGGCGTGGAGCTGGATTTCGAGCGGTGCTATCGGGCGGTCGACAGTCGTGACCAGCGGTTCGACGGCTGGTTCTACACCGGCGTGACCTCGACCGGGATCTACTGCCGACCGTCCTGCCCGGCAATGACGCCGAAACGGGAGAACGTCCGGTTCTTCCCGTCGGCCGCCGCCGCCCAGGGCGCCGGCCTGCGTGCCTGTCGCCGGTGCCGGCCCGACGCCGCGCCCGGCTCGCCGGAGTGGGACGTCCGGGCCGACGTGGTGGGGCGGGCGATGCGCCTGATCGCCGACGGAGTGGTCGACCGGGACGGCGTGCCCGGACTGGCCGCGCGACTCGGCTACACCGAACGGCACCTGCACCGGATGCTCCGCGCCGAACTGGGTGCCGGCCCCCTGGCCCTGGCCCGTGCGCAACGCGCGCAGACCGCCCGGGTGCTGATCGAGACCACCGGACTGGGCATGGCGGAGATCGCCTTCGCCGCCGGGTTCGGCAGCGTCCGGCAGTTCAACGACACGGTACGCGAGGTCTTCGCACTCGCCCCGTCCGAGTTGCGCGCCACCCAGGGGCGGGGGCCGGTGGCCGGGGGCGCGGGCACCATCACGGTACGGCTGGCGTACCGGCCGCCCCTGCACGTCGGGTCCCTGCTGGAGTTCCTGGCGCTACGGGCGGTCCCCGGCGTCGAGGAGGTGCACGACGGGACGTACCAACGGGGGTTGTCCCTCCCGCACGGTCCCGGCGAGGCGGCGCTGACCCCGACGGCCGGGTACGTCTCGGCCACGCTCCGCCTGGCCGACCTGCGCGACCTCGCCCCGGCGGTGGCCCGGTGCCGCCGCCTGCTGGACCTGGACGCCGATCCGGTGGCGGTCGACGCCACCCTGGCGGCGGACCCGGCCCTGGCCGGACCGGTCGCGGCGGAGCCCGGCGTCCGACTCCCCCGCACCCCGGACGGCGCCTTCGAGGCGGCCGTGCGCGCCATCCTCACCCAGCAGATCTCACTCCGCAGTGCCCGCCCACTCCTCTCCCTCCTCCTCACCCACTGCCCGCCCGAGGTTCCTCCCGTCGATCGTGAAATCGGCCGGGATGCCGGTCTCGGGGAGCACCCCCGACGGGACGGGCTGCGCGGGTTTCCGGGGGCACGGGAGGTGGCGGCGGTTGCGGACGAGGGGTTCCGGGGGCCGACGGGGCGGCGGGAGGCGATCCGGGCACTCGCGCGGTCGGTGGCCGACGGGGAAGTGTCCCTGGACGGGGAGTGGTCCCAGACCCGCCGGCAGCTGCTGGCGTTGCCGGGGATCGGCCCCTGGACCGCCGGTTACGTCGCCATGCGGGGGCTCGGCGACCCGGACGTCTTCCTTCCCACCGACCTCGCGGTCCGCCGGGGCGCCCGCGCCCTCGGCCTTCCCGACGACCCGTTGACCCTCGACGCGCACGCCGAACGCTGGCGTCCCTGGCGTTCGTACGCGGTGGTCCGACTCTGGAGAGCAGCAGCATGACCGGAACGAGCACGATCGACAGCAGCACGGTGGACACCCCGGCCGGACCGTTCAGTGTCCTGGTCACGCCCGACGGGGCGGTCCGGGCCGCCGGGTTCACCGGTGACCCGGACGGGCTACTCGGCCTGGTCCACCCGACCCTGCGCGGGGACCTGCGCAGCCGGCCCGAAGTGGGGGCGGTGACCGTGGCCGTGGCCGCCTACCTCGACGGGGACCTCGCCGCGATCGACACGGTGCCGGTCGAGCAGCACACCGGCGGGGTCTTCATGGCGCACGCCTGGCAGGTGCTGCGCGACGTCAAACCCGGCGACCCGGTCACGTACACCACGTACGCGGCGCTCGCCGGCCGCCCGGCGGCGGTACGCGCGGCGGCGGCGGCCTGCGCGCGCAACGCCGCCGCCCTCTTCGTCCCCTGCCACCGGGTGTTGCGCACCGACGGGAGCCTCGGCGGCTACCGATGGGGGCTGGACGTGAAAAAGTGGCTTCTCGGTCACGAGCGGCGGTTGACGGCAAGTTGACCGTCATGGAAGTCACGCTTACCGATACCGTCGGGGAGTGGCTGCGGACGGTGACCGCGTTCCCGCCACCAGGGGGAGCATGCACAACCTGTGGCGGCTGCGCAGCTACCTGCGCCCGCACGTCAGCGAGTTCTGCTGGCTGCTGGTCGCCGGGCTGACGGCCACCGCAGCCGGCCTCGCCGTGCCGCTACTGGTCCAGCGGGTGGTCGACGGCCCGCTGGCCCGACGCGACCCGGCCGGGCTGGTGCAGCTCGGCACGCTTGTCCTGCTGCTCGGCCTGGTCGAGGCGGTGTTGATCTTCGTCCGACGGTGGACCCAGGCGTCGTCGTCGGTGGGCATGGAGGCGGCCATCCGGGCCGACCTCTACGCCCACCTGCAACGCCTGCCAGCGAGCTTCCACGACCGGTGGCAGTCCGGGCAGCTCATCGCGCGCGCCACCGGCGACCTGTCGATGATCCGCCGCTTCCTCTCCTTCGGGCTGCTCTTCCTGATTCTCAACCTGGTCACCTACCTGGCCGTGGTGGTGCTGCTGCTCCGGCTGCACCCGTCACTCGGGCTCCTGGTCGCGGCGAGCGCCGTACCGCTGGTCCTGATCAGCCGCCGGTTCGCCCGCGCGTACCACGCCGCCGCCCGCCGGATGCGTGACCAGCAGGGCGACGTCGCGACGCTGGTCGAGGAGACCGCCCAGGGGATCCGGACGGCCCGCGCGTTCGGCCGGGGCCCGGAGCTGGCCACCCGGTTCGGGGCCGGTGCGCGGGCCCTGCACGACACCGCCGTCGGCAAGAGCCGGCTACTGGCCCGCACCTCGGCCCTGTTCGACCTGGTGCCGAACCTGACCCTGGGCGTGGTGCTGGTCACCGGGGTGGCCGCCGCCGCGCGGGGCACCCTCACGGTCGGCGAGCTGGTCGCCTTCGTCAGCCTGCAACTGATGCTGATCTGGCCGGTCAACTCGCTGGGTTGGATCATCGCCAACGGGCAGGAGGCGGCGACCGCCGCCGACCGGATCCAGGAGGTGCTGGACACCCCACCGGCGATCACGGACCGGCCGTACGCGGTGACGCCGGCCCGCAACGAGGTACGCGGACGGCTGCGCTTCGAGCGGGTCGGCTTCGGTTACCCGGGCAGCGCAGCCCCGGTGCTGCGGGACGTCGAGTTGACCGTCGAACCGGGCGAGACGCTCGCCCTGGTCGGCGCGACCGGCTCGGGCAAGAGCACGCTGCTCTCCCTCGTCGCCCGGCTGCACGAGGTGGGGACCGGACGGATCACCCTGGACGGGCACGACCTGCGCGACCTGCGACTCGCCTCGCTACGCCGGTTGGTCGGGGTGGCCTTCGAGGAGCCGGCCCTGTTCAGCATGTCGGTCTGGGAGAACCTCACCCTCGGCCATCCCGACGCCGACGCCGACGAGGTGCGCGCGGCGCTCGCGCTGGCACAGGCCGACTTCGCGTACGGCCTGCCGTGGGGACTGTCCACCCGGGTCGGCGAACAGGGGCTCTCCCTCTCCGGTGGGCAGCGGCAGCGGCTCGCCCTGGCCCGGGCGGTGCTCGGCCGCCCGGCCGTGCTGGTGCTGGACGACCCGCTCTCCGCGCTGGACGTACACACCGAGGCGCTGGTCGAGCAGGCGCTGCGCCGGGTGCTGCGGGACACCACGGCACTGCTGGTGGCGCACCGCCCCTCGACGGTCGCCCTGGCCGACCGGGTGGCCCTGCTCGACCGGGGGCGGATCACCGCCGTCGGCACCCACGCCGAACTGCTCTCGACCGAGCCGGCGTACCGTGCGCTGCTCTGTCCGGAGCCGACGACAGCGACGCAGGCGACGGTCGCGGCGCAGGGACCGACGGCGGTGGCCCGGACGACAGCCGTCCCGCCGGACGGACCGACGACCGCGCGAACGACGACGGTGGAGGAGCGGCCGATCGTGGTGGCGGGCGGCGGGTTGGTCGGGCTCGCGGCCGGGGCGGAGCCGGTGGACCGGGCGGTCTCCCCGTGACGGCCCCGGAACCCGTGCGGACGGAGCAGCCGACCGGAACGGACCGCACCACCGGAACGGAACAGCCGGCCGCAGCAGCGCACATCACCGCAGCCGGTACGGAACAGCCGGCCGCAGCAGCGCGGTCCGACGGAGCGGATCCGGTGGACCTGGGACGTTGGCGGGGGCGCGGCACCGATCCGGACGCCGACTGGAGCCGGGCCGAGGAGGACGGTCCGGAGGCGGTCGCGCGGCTGCGGGCCCGCAGCCGGGCCCTCCTGGGAGACCTGCTGCGGCCGCACCGGGGCCGGCTCGCGCTGGCCGTCTCGCTGCTGCTGGCGCAGAACGCCGCCGGACTGGCCGGACCGTTCCTGGTGATGTACGGCATCGACCATGCGATCGGGCCGCTGCGCGCCGACGATCCGGGACCGCTGGTGACCGTCGCGGCGGCCTTCGGGGTGGCCGCCGTCGTCGAGTACGCGAGCAAGCGCGGCTTCCTCACCCTCTCCGCGCGGATCGGCCAGGCCGTCCTGCTCGACCTGCGCCAGCGGGTGTACGGGCACTTCCTGCGCCTGCCCGTGGCCTTCCACGAGCGGTACACCTCGGGACGGATGGTCTCCCGGCTCACCAGCGACCTGGACTCGATCGCGGAGCTGCTCGACGGAGGTGTGGACAACCTCGTACTCGCCGTGCTGTCGATCCTCTCGGTGGCCGGCGTACTGCTCTGGCTGGATCCGCCGCTGGCTGCGGTGACCCTGCTCGCCTTCCCGCTGCTGTTCTGGCTGTCCCGCTGGTTCGCGCGGGCGTCGACCGCCGCGTACCGGCGCACCCGGGAGGCGGCGGCGCTGGTGATCATCCACCTGGTGGAGTCGCTGCGCGGGATCCGGGCCGTGCAGGCGTACCGGCGGGAGGCCCGCAACCAGCGCATCTTCGAGGCGGTGAACGACGACTACCGGCGCTCCAGCGTGCACGCGTTCCAGTTGATCGCGGTGTACTCGCCGGGCATCAAGCTGGTCGGCAACGTCACCGTGGCCGGGGTGCTGACCTACGGCGGGTGGCGGGTACTCGGCGGCCGGCTCGACCTCGGCGTACTCGCCGCGTTCCTGCTCTACCTGCGCCGCTTCTTCGAGCCCATGCAGGAGCTGAGCCAGTTCTACAACGCGTTGCAGTCCGCCACGGCGGGGCTGGAGAAGCTCGCCGGGGTGCTCGACGAGCGGCCCGAAGTCGCGGAGCCGACCCGCCCGGAACCGCTGCCGGCCGGCGGGGTCCGGGGCGCGGTGCGGTTCCGTTCGGTGAGCTTCGGCTACCGGACGGGGACACCGGTCCTCACCGACCTCGACCTGGAGGTGCCGGCCGGACAGACCGTCGCCCTGGTGGGGGCGACCGGGGCGGGCAAGTCCACGGTGGCGAAGCTGCTCGCCCGGTTCCACGATCCGGACGCCGGTACGGTCAGCCTGGACGGGGTGGACCTGCGCGACACGTCCGACGCCGACCTGCGCCGGACGGTGGTGCTGGTCACCCAGGAGAACCACCTGTTCAGCGGCACGGTGGCGGAGAACATCCGGTTCGGCCGACCGGACGCGGACGACGCGGCGGTGCGGGCGGCCGCGCGGGCGGTCGGGGCGCACGACTTCATCGCCGCGCTCCCCGACGGGTACGCCACCGAGGTGCACCGGCGCGGTGGGCGGCTCTCCGCCGGGCAACGGCAGCTCGTCGCGTTCGCCCGGGCGTTCCTGGCCGACCCGAGGGTGCTGATCCTCGACGAGGCGACCTCGTGCCTGGACGCGCCCACCGAACGGGTGGTGCAGCACGCGCTCGGCACCATCCTGCGCGACCGGACCGCGCTGGTGATCGCGCACCGGCTCTCCACGGTACGGATCGCCGACCGGGTTCTGGTGCTCGACGGCGGCCGGATCGTCGAGGACGGCACGCCCGCCGACCTGGTCAGCGACGGTGGCCGGTACGCCGCCCTGCACCGGCAGTGGCGCGACTCCCTGGCCTGAGCCGCCCGGGCCCGACCGCCCCGGTCCGGTCTCCGCTCCCGGGACCGGGAGCGGATCAGCCGGGGATGCCAGGTGCGGTCGGGGTGCCCGGTCGGGTCGGGGTGTCCAGGTCCCGGAGGCGGTCGACCACCCGGCCGAAGGCGAAGAGGAGCGCCAGCAGCAGGGCGGCGGTGCCGACGAGCACCGGCAGCGTGAACGTGGGCTCCGACCGGACGTTCTGGAACTGCGCCCGGACCGCGACCGGTGACAACGCCTGGGCGGTGAGCGTCCAGGCGACGAAGCCGAGCACCAGCGCCGCCGGGAGCCACCCCCGTTCAATGCCGGGGTCGACGGCCCCGCTGCCGTCCTCCTCGTCGGGGTCGCGGGTGGCCGGGAAGGTCAGCCCGAACCCGAGAGCCAGGCCCAGCCCGAGGGCGGCGAGCACCGGCCCGACGGTGAGCGCGGAGGGAAGTTCGGCGCGTACCGCCGGGGCGGCCAGGGGAAGCGCGACGGCCGCCAGGGCGACGCCGAGGGCGTCCCACGGCAGGACCCGCGCCGCGTGCCGCGCGAGCAGCGCACCGGCCGACACCGCGACGAGGCCCGTCACCGCCACCAGCAGCACCCGTCGGGGCGAGGTGGCGAGGTCGAGCGCCCAGGCCACCAGGCTCACCGGGGCCGCCGCGAAGCCGAGCACCACCCAGCGCGCCCCGACCAGGCCGACCGCGCGGTGGGCGTACCAGAGCAGGACCAGCCCCGCCACCACCGCGATGGCGACGGTCGAGTGGTTGGCGAGCGTCTCCACGGCCTGCTCCCGGCGCGGCCCGGCGAGGCCGTCCGGACTGACCCGGAA contains:
- a CDS encoding DNA-3-methyladenine glycosylase 2 family protein; this translates as MELDFERCYRAVDSRDQRFDGWFYTGVTSTGIYCRPSCPAMTPKRENVRFFPSAAAAQGAGLRACRRCRPDAAPGSPEWDVRADVVGRAMRLIADGVVDRDGVPGLAARLGYTERHLHRMLRAELGAGPLALARAQRAQTARVLIETTGLGMAEIAFAAGFGSVRQFNDTVREVFALAPSELRATQGRGPVAGGAGTITVRLAYRPPLHVGSLLEFLALRAVPGVEEVHDGTYQRGLSLPHGPGEAALTPTAGYVSATLRLADLRDLAPAVARCRRLLDLDADPVAVDATLAADPALAGPVAAEPGVRLPRTPDGAFEAAVRAILTQQISLRSARPLLSLLLTHCPPEVPPVDREIGRDAGLGEHPRRDGLRGFPGAREVAAVADEGFRGPTGRREAIRALARSVADGEVSLDGEWSQTRRQLLALPGIGPWTAGYVAMRGLGDPDVFLPTDLAVRRGARALGLPDDPLTLDAHAERWRPWRSYAVVRLWRAAA
- a CDS encoding methylated-DNA--[protein]-cysteine S-methyltransferase yields the protein MTGTSTIDSSTVDTPAGPFSVLVTPDGAVRAAGFTGDPDGLLGLVHPTLRGDLRSRPEVGAVTVAVAAYLDGDLAAIDTVPVEQHTGGVFMAHAWQVLRDVKPGDPVTYTTYAALAGRPAAVRAAAAACARNAAALFVPCHRVLRTDGSLGGYRWGLDVKKWLLGHERRLTAS
- a CDS encoding ABC transporter ATP-binding protein; protein product: MTAAGTEQPAAAARSDGADPVDLGRWRGRGTDPDADWSRAEEDGPEAVARLRARSRALLGDLLRPHRGRLALAVSLLLAQNAAGLAGPFLVMYGIDHAIGPLRADDPGPLVTVAAAFGVAAVVEYASKRGFLTLSARIGQAVLLDLRQRVYGHFLRLPVAFHERYTSGRMVSRLTSDLDSIAELLDGGVDNLVLAVLSILSVAGVLLWLDPPLAAVTLLAFPLLFWLSRWFARASTAAYRRTREAAALVIIHLVESLRGIRAVQAYRREARNQRIFEAVNDDYRRSSVHAFQLIAVYSPGIKLVGNVTVAGVLTYGGWRVLGGRLDLGVLAAFLLYLRRFFEPMQELSQFYNALQSATAGLEKLAGVLDERPEVAEPTRPEPLPAGGVRGAVRFRSVSFGYRTGTPVLTDLDLEVPAGQTVALVGATGAGKSTVAKLLARFHDPDAGTVSLDGVDLRDTSDADLRRTVVLVTQENHLFSGTVAENIRFGRPDADDAAVRAAARAVGAHDFIAALPDGYATEVHRRGGRLSAGQRQLVAFARAFLADPRVLILDEATSCLDAPTERVVQHALGTILRDRTALVIAHRLSTVRIADRVLVLDGGRIVEDGTPADLVSDGGRYAALHRQWRDSLA